In Zingiber officinale cultivar Zhangliang chromosome 1A, Zo_v1.1, whole genome shotgun sequence, the DNA window AGGCCCACGTCATATGCCAACGGATAGCAGGTGCCCTCGCCCCCGGTGCTCCACAAGAAGTGCGCGTAGTTGGCGGTGTGGGCCGTGTTCCCCGGAGCGGCGGCGATCGCATCTAAGAAAGTCTCCTCGGCCGCCATCAGGTCACCCCTCGCCACCCACAGAAAGCTCGCGTAGCGGCTCAGCGTCTCCGCGTCTCTGGGCGCCATTGTGATCGCCTTCGAGAAGTAGTGCTCCGCCCTGTGGGTTAGGGTTTCTCGTTGAGACATTTCGTCGATCCGTTAAACGAAGATGAAGGAGAagggttttttgttttttgttttttttttggttctttACCTTTCGTTCTGGTGGAGGACGAGGTAAAGGAACTGCGCGAAGTTGGAGAGGAGGAGGGGGCTGTCGGGATCCTGCACCAGCGCCTGCTCGTACATCATCTCTGTCCTCAGGTGGTCGGATTTATCGTCCGTCTGCAGTTCGATCGAGACGGGCGAGACCATGCGCCGCATCGTGTCCGGGTCCATGAGCGCCTCGTGGCGCGTTGTGGCTTGTAACCTGGCGAACTCCTCCAGAAACTTTTCCCAAAGCACCGCCTCCTCCGACGCGAGGGTTTCGGTCCACACGCCCTGGCCCACTTCATCCTCTGCCGTCGccatctccatctccatctccatctcGTCTCGATCGTTTTCCTCGATAAGGGTGTCGATCAGGCAGAAGACGGAGGATGCGTTGGAGGGCGTCGCGGCGGCGCCGATGAGGTTGAAGTGATCCATGTAGAAGATGGTGAAGTTGGCGAGGAGGAGCATGAGGGAGACCATGAGGGTTGGCGTGGCGGAGAAGATCTGTTGGAAGAGGCAGACGAAGGAGTAATTCATCTCGATTTGGATCCGCCCGAGGATGCCCTGGTTTTCCTCGCAGAGTAGCGCCTCCCGCCACTGGAGCGCGTACCTCTGGAGCTCCCGGATCATGAACACCATGGAGGAGAAGGCTCGCTTCATGGAGCAGCACGCCGTCTCGCCGGTCTCAATGAACCAGCTGGCCTCGAACCGCTTCTTCAGCTTGATGATCCGCAGCGAGAGCGGAATGCGGACGCCGTCGGCGTTCGCCTCCACGCACGCCGGAACGATCAGGTTGGACCACTCCGGAGGATCCTCCCTGAATCCCAGCATCCACGGCGATCGGATCGACGGGAAAAGCCCCAGCGTCGATTTGGGGGAGAAGTAGGGGGTTTGTTTATTTCGCTCGAGCTCTCCGACCTGCGCCTTTTGCCCGCTGAGCACGACGGCCAAATCTTCGACCTTTCTTACGGAGTCCTCCTCGCATTCGTCATCGCCGTCGTCGTCGAAGGGATCGAGGCTGGCGCTTCTGGCCCGGCGCAGGGGCAGCGCGCCGCCATGCCTCCCTCTCGTTCGCAGGAACTCCGCCGATCGGGTCCGCAAGATCTTTGAGCCGAGGGAGGCCGAGGGGCGGGCGAGGGCGCGGTAACCGCCCCACCCGCCGGCAGTCTGGTACGTTGGGTGTGACTGCGAGGGGATCGGGACGATGATCGGCGACGTGAAGTACCGACCGGTGGCCTGAACTCCCATCATCGTAAAGATCTAAAACCGCTAGAATTGGAGGTGGAGAGGTGGCGGAGAAGCGTAAACGTGTTGTCTTGGTTGGGACGGAACCAAATGGGTATAAAAAaggtggtggaggaggaggaggcgcgtCATGATGACAACGCCGGCGAAGTCGGTGGTCTTCCGAGTCTTTAGGATACAATATGCTATTTTTGATATTTTGTcaaaaacttgaaaaaaaaaaacacaataacTGACATatcattttaaaaagaaataGTGGAGAAACTTGGCTGCAATTTTACAGTTCCATCTCAGCTTTCACTATCAAGTTTTGGTTggcaaatatatttttattttaaatttctttttttgttgaaaaataaaaattgaaatagAGAAATTTGACCAACCAAACAATTCAAAAAATCTGGGTTTTTTTTTGTTAGGTAGAAATGTTCTTTTAATACTCCATAAAATTTCATCAAGCGATGAAGAAAACATCACTTCATACGCATTTCGGACACAAAAATTCACATGAGATAAAATTATCCTTCTCTATATAAGCCCTATTCAAGCCATCACAACAACTCTATTGTGTCTCTCACAAGCCATCCCAACTCAAATAATATAGAGCAAAAATCTTTTATACTGAATTATCAAATGGGTGTTTATGTTGTTTTTCTCTTATAAAAAGGACGTCCCTCCTTTCTAAAATAACATAACTGTTGGttagtattatttttattattattctgttTATATTTTCATCTAAATTAAATGTGTTATAGTAATTATGAAATCATAATTATTACAAACTTATAGTAGTTATGAAATTATAACGgttaaaatatgaaaaaaattttaaagaaaaattgtttGGAACTTTCAAAAACACTTTAAACAACGTTTTTTGGATATGAAATCATTATGAGTTCCATTTAGTTATAGATATCTGAACGAatttcaatttaatataatatacaTCATGTGATTCAATtcgaattaaaaattataatctcTTAAATTTTAGAGTTTAATATTTACGTTGTAACAGCTACAAAATCATAGTTATTATAATTACTTAATAGTTCAGTTGTAGTAGATACGGTTTTATAGTTGTTatatagttgtagcagctattaaaCTATAGCTGCTACAATGCCAATGCTAAATCTTAAAATTTGATAAATCGTAATTTTTGACTCAGGTTGAACTATGGGaagcacaatatatcaaatcgaaattCGTTCAAAGATCTATAATTGATTATGGGTAAAACCCAAAATGACATGATTTCAAgctcaaaatattatttaaattattttcggaggctcaaaataattttaattttaaaatatttttttcccatGTTGTAATTGCTACAACTAAATATTAGCTATGATTTCGTAGTTATTATAACACATCCAATTTagacagaaaataaaataataatgagAATAGTATTGAaggataattaaattattttacaaGGGATAAAATGtcctttaaataaaaaaaaatcaatatatgACGTCTTTGGACAGTTCAGTAAAAACTAAGGAtgtcttctttttat includes these proteins:
- the LOC122018284 gene encoding uncharacterized protein LOC122018284, which gives rise to MMGVQATGRYFTSPIIVPIPSQSHPTYQTAGGWGGYRALARPSASLGSKILRTRSAEFLRTRGRHGGALPLRRARSASLDPFDDDGDDECEEDSVRKVEDLAVVLSGQKAQVGELERNKQTPYFSPKSTLGLFPSIRSPWMLGFREDPPEWSNLIVPACVEANADGVRIPLSLRIIKLKKRFEASWFIETGETACCSMKRAFSSMVFMIRELQRYALQWREALLCEENQGILGRIQIEMNYSFVCLFQQIFSATPTLMVSLMLLLANFTIFYMDHFNLIGAAATPSNASSVFCLIDTLIEENDRDEMEMEMEMATAEDEVGQGVWTETLASEEAVLWEKFLEEFARLQATTRHEALMDPDTMRRMVSPVSIELQTDDKSDHLRTEMMYEQALVQDPDSPLLLSNFAQFLYLVLHQNERAEHYFSKAITMAPRDAETLSRYASFLWVARGDLMAAEETFLDAIAAAPGNTAHTANYAHFLWSTGGEGTCYPLAYDVGLQ